In Thalassospira marina, the following are encoded in one genomic region:
- a CDS encoding mannitol dehydrogenase family protein: MTVSSRPAGNGWPENPLATAGNGIVHIGVGAFHRAHQAVYTQNAMLAAGGDWRIIGVTPRSTDIADQLNAQDGAFCVIVRNPAGDECHTIHSISHVLAAARDLDGVLDALCDPAIRIVTLTVTEKAYGIDRQAMKVAIDHPAIAHDLAHPAQPGGVIGILTEALRRRRELGHAPFTCMCCDNLPENGAVLRAGMVDFARRIDASLGEWIAQNVHFPSSMVDRITPASTDATYETVRAMTGHDDACAVETEPFSQWVVEDDFPTGRPAWEQAGVLMVDDVRPYEHMKLRMLNGSHSLIAYLGQLAGYKYVRDVMADDACATLVRMHMNAAAATLSPLAELDFADYANDLVTRFCNPAIAHETRQIAMDGTEKLPQRLLAPALEAINAGADISSFALAVAMWMAYAHKLVADGQGDAISDPRRDEIVAALGGKNEAATIYASLSALPGLFAQDLLDHAPWQQAVTHWLDVILREGVLAAVGKQIAR; the protein is encoded by the coding sequence ATGACTGTATCCTCCCGGCCAGCCGGAAATGGCTGGCCTGAAAACCCGCTGGCAACCGCCGGGAACGGCATTGTGCATATTGGTGTGGGCGCGTTTCATCGCGCCCACCAGGCGGTTTATACCCAAAATGCCATGCTGGCAGCAGGCGGTGACTGGCGTATTATTGGCGTCACCCCGCGCAGCACCGACATTGCCGACCAGCTTAATGCGCAGGACGGTGCCTTTTGCGTAATCGTGCGTAACCCCGCCGGGGATGAATGCCACACCATTCACTCTATTTCCCATGTGTTGGCCGCGGCGCGCGACCTTGATGGGGTGCTGGATGCCCTGTGTGATCCCGCCATTCGCATTGTGACCCTGACGGTTACCGAAAAGGCCTATGGCATTGACCGGCAAGCGATGAAGGTTGCCATTGATCATCCTGCCATTGCGCATGATCTGGCCCATCCGGCGCAGCCGGGGGGTGTTATTGGCATCCTGACCGAAGCCCTGCGTCGTCGGCGTGAACTGGGCCATGCGCCATTTACCTGCATGTGCTGTGATAATTTGCCGGAAAACGGTGCGGTACTGCGCGCCGGTATGGTGGATTTCGCCCGTCGCATTGATGCCAGCCTGGGCGAATGGATTGCACAAAATGTGCATTTTCCAAGTTCGATGGTGGATCGCATCACACCGGCATCAACCGATGCCACCTATGAAACGGTGCGCGCCATGACCGGGCATGACGATGCCTGTGCGGTTGAAACCGAACCGTTTTCGCAATGGGTGGTCGAGGATGACTTCCCCACAGGACGCCCGGCATGGGAACAGGCCGGTGTCTTGATGGTCGATGATGTTCGCCCTTACGAACATATGAAGCTGCGTATGCTTAATGGCAGTCATTCGCTGATTGCCTATTTGGGGCAACTGGCGGGTTATAAATATGTGCGCGATGTGATGGCTGATGACGCATGCGCGACACTGGTGCGCATGCATATGAACGCCGCAGCAGCCACATTAAGCCCGCTGGCAGAGCTTGATTTTGCCGATTATGCCAATGATCTGGTAACCCGGTTCTGCAACCCGGCAATTGCCCATGAAACCCGGCAAATTGCCATGGATGGCACCGAAAAGCTGCCGCAACGCCTGTTGGCACCAGCCCTTGAAGCAATCAATGCAGGTGCGGACATTTCCAGCTTTGCCCTGGCTGTTGCCATGTGGATGGCCTATGCCCACAAACTGGTGGCGGACGGGCAGGGGGATGCCATTTCTGATCCAAGGCGGGATGAAATTGTTGCCGCCCTTGGCGGTAAAAACGAGGCCGCCACGATTTATGCCAGCCTGTCGGCACTGCCGGGCCTGTTTGCGCAGGATTTGCTGGACCACGCCCCATGGCAGCAGGCGGTAACGCACTGGCTTGATGTTATTTTGCGTGAAGGTGTGCTGGCCGCTGTTGGCAAACAGATTGCCCGTTAA
- a CDS encoding TRAP transporter large permease, with protein sequence MSLAVLLGVFIIGLIIGLPVAVTLGLSSMAYLLMQGMPLVIIPQKMFAGMDVFVLLCIPGFILAGNLMNGGGITPRIVRFANAMVGWMRGGLGLTNVAGSMLFGGISGTAVADAASIGGMMIPGMKRAGYSGPFAAAVTAASSTVGPIIPPSMPMIIVGALSGISVGKMFIAGALPGMLMGLAMMVTTYILAVKNNFPHQPWQGFGELGKSFLGAFWALAMTALIIGGLLSGVATPTETAVIASLYAFVVGAFVYRDLPLRAVPGILIDSAVTAAAILALVGFANVFGWILVSERIPTMISDAVLALTDNKYIVILLINLVLLVVGMFMETIAALIILFVPLLTLAQNVGIDPIHFAVFAVLNLMIGLTTPPVGICMFICANIAKSPLGPVIRALVPYLVTNIIILFLVSYVPFFSTWLPSLME encoded by the coding sequence ATGAGCCTTGCTGTCCTGCTGGGTGTTTTCATAATTGGCCTGATCATTGGCCTGCCCGTTGCCGTCACCCTTGGTCTGTCATCAATGGCGTATCTGCTGATGCAGGGCATGCCGCTGGTGATTATTCCGCAAAAAATGTTTGCCGGTATGGATGTGTTTGTCCTGCTGTGCATTCCCGGCTTTATTCTGGCCGGTAATTTGATGAATGGCGGCGGCATTACCCCGCGCATCGTGCGTTTTGCCAATGCCATGGTCGGCTGGATGCGTGGCGGACTGGGCCTGACCAACGTTGCCGGTTCCATGCTGTTTGGCGGTATTTCCGGCACGGCCGTTGCCGATGCAGCCTCCATCGGGGGCATGATGATCCCGGGTATGAAACGCGCTGGTTATTCCGGCCCGTTTGCCGCGGCTGTGACGGCTGCGTCCTCGACGGTTGGTCCGATTATTCCGCCTTCCATGCCGATGATTATTGTTGGCGCACTTTCGGGTATTTCGGTTGGCAAAATGTTCATCGCCGGTGCCCTTCCGGGCATGTTGATGGGCCTTGCGATGATGGTGACCACCTATATCCTGGCGGTTAAAAACAACTTCCCGCATCAGCCCTGGCAGGGTTTTGGCGAACTGGGCAAATCGTTCCTTGGCGCGTTTTGGGCGCTTGCCATGACCGCCCTTATCATTGGCGGGCTGCTTAGCGGTGTTGCAACACCGACCGAAACCGCCGTGATTGCCAGCCTTTATGCCTTTGTCGTTGGTGCCTTTGTGTACCGTGACCTGCCGCTTCGTGCCGTTCCCGGCATTTTGATCGATAGTGCGGTTACCGCTGCGGCCATTCTGGCACTGGTCGGTTTTGCCAATGTCTTTGGCTGGATCCTGGTTTCCGAACGCATCCCGACCATGATTTCCGATGCCGTTTTGGCACTGACCGATAACAAATATATCGTCATCCTGCTGATCAATCTGGTGTTGCTGGTGGTTGGCATGTTCATGGAAACCATTGCCGCCCTGATCATTCTGTTCGTGCCGCTGTTAACGCTAGCGCAAAATGTCGGCATTGATCCGATCCATTTTGCCGTGTTTGCCGTTTTGAACCTGATGATCGGCCTGACGACACCGCCAGTCGGCATCTGCATGTTTATTTGCGCCAATATCGCCAAGTCGCCGCTCGGCCCTGTGATACGGGCACTTGTGCCCTATCTGGTCACCAACATCATCATTCTGTTTCTGGTGTCCTATGTGCCGTTCTTCTCGACCTGGCTGCCGTCCCTGATGGAGTAA
- a CDS encoding L-idonate 5-dehydrogenase produces METRVCRLYGQQDVRIETDHVEPLASGQVTVRIGAGGICGSDIHYFYEGGIGQIRVREPIILGHEVAGTVIAASDDVHNVSIGQKVALNPSHPCGKCEYCKKDLQQHCLDMRFFGSAIRLPHVQGAFRDVITVNAAQCVPVSDKTSLAQAACAEPLAVCLHAVNRAGDLSGKRVLVTGAGPIGALCVAAAKQAGASEIIVTDLQDYALDVALQMGADKAVNIARNAADLAKYEEGKGQIDVCFECSAAAPAIGSAIKMLRPQGILVQVGVAGDIPVSFNPVVAKELMIVGTHRFHAEYAQAVQAIDSGKIDVKPIITTSFELDDAVAAFDMARDRSKAVKVHFAFAS; encoded by the coding sequence ATGGAAACCCGTGTTTGCCGTTTATACGGACAACAGGATGTGCGTATCGAAACCGATCACGTTGAACCCCTTGCATCCGGGCAGGTAACTGTCCGTATCGGGGCTGGCGGGATTTGCGGTTCGGATATTCACTATTTTTACGAAGGCGGGATTGGCCAGATCCGCGTGCGCGAACCCATTATTCTGGGCCATGAAGTTGCCGGAACTGTCATTGCTGCATCTGACGATGTTCACAATGTTAGTATTGGGCAAAAGGTGGCCCTCAACCCCAGCCACCCGTGCGGAAAATGCGAATATTGCAAAAAGGATTTGCAGCAGCATTGCCTTGATATGCGGTTCTTTGGTTCGGCCATTCGCCTGCCGCATGTTCAGGGGGCATTTCGCGATGTGATCACGGTTAATGCCGCGCAATGTGTGCCGGTTTCGGATAAAACCAGCCTGGCGCAAGCCGCCTGCGCCGAACCGCTGGCCGTGTGCCTGCATGCCGTTAATCGCGCGGGCGACCTTTCAGGCAAGCGCGTGCTGGTTACGGGTGCTGGGCCGATTGGTGCCTTGTGTGTTGCGGCGGCCAAACAGGCCGGTGCTAGCGAAATCATTGTCACCGACCTTCAGGATTATGCCCTTGATGTCGCCCTGCAAATGGGCGCCGATAAGGCCGTTAACATCGCACGAAACGCTGCCGACCTTGCCAAATACGAAGAAGGCAAAGGCCAGATCGATGTTTGTTTTGAATGCTCGGCTGCCGCGCCTGCCATTGGATCGGCGATTAAAATGCTGCGCCCGCAGGGTATTCTGGTTCAGGTGGGTGTTGCTGGCGACATTCCGGTTTCCTTCAACCCCGTTGTTGCCAAGGAATTGATGATTGTTGGCACGCACCGTTTCCATGCCGAATACGCCCAGGCGGTTCAGGCCATTGACAGCGGCAAAATCGACGTCAAACCGATCATCACCACCAGCTTTGAACTTGATGATGCCGTCGCCGCCTTTGACATGGCGCGCGACCGCAGCAAGGCCGTAAAGGTGCATTTCGCCTTTGCCAGCTAA
- a CDS encoding TRAP transporter small permease: MIATRLYALLIALCRIMTGVAFGLLFATVLVQVFARTFLPDSPVWTEELTRQCLLYMAAFGVGLSYRNGELVNVELVTDILPAPIQKTLLFLSAIFTTVFAGLLIMPAWQFVSIGKWQTSPALGVRMDLVHASVFVLLTLLSLFALLRVVRMLAGASDGKPEGQSGELP; this comes from the coding sequence GTGATTGCCACCCGTCTTTATGCCCTTTTGATCGCGCTTTGCCGCATCATGACCGGCGTTGCCTTTGGCCTGTTATTTGCGACCGTTCTGGTCCAGGTCTTTGCCCGCACATTCCTGCCTGATTCCCCCGTCTGGACCGAAGAACTGACCCGTCAGTGCCTGCTTTATATGGCAGCGTTCGGCGTTGGTCTGTCATACCGCAACGGGGAACTGGTCAATGTGGAACTGGTCACCGATATTCTGCCAGCACCGATCCAGAAAACGCTGCTGTTTTTATCGGCCATCTTCACCACGGTTTTTGCCGGGCTTCTGATTATGCCGGCATGGCAGTTTGTTTCGATCGGGAAATGGCAAACATCCCCTGCGCTGGGTGTTCGCATGGATCTGGTCCATGCTTCCGTTTTTGTTTTACTGACTCTTTTGTCACTTTTTGCCCTGCTGCGCGTTGTTCGCATGCTTGCAGGCGCATCTGATGGCAAACCCGAAGGCCAGTCCGGAGAATTGCCATGA
- the uxuA gene encoding mannonate dehydratase — protein MKQTWRWFGPRDLVSIDDICQAGAEGVVSALHHIPSGAVWSPAEIAKRQAEIATMKDGAPSGLKWDVVESLPVSEAIKKQEGPWRDHIDAYKQSLRNLAAAGIDIVCYNFMPVLDWTRTHLNWRLPNGATCMRFDLTDFVAFDRYILARPGASEGYDAALLAQAEERFAKMDDDRRAQLTRTVAFGLPGSVEQLTLDDLRGLLASYAGIHAEKLRQHLIDFLAEVVPVAREVGIRMCCHPDDPPFELLGLPRIMSTEDDYRRIVEAVDLPENGITLCSGSLGVRAENDLPGMMKRLGHRVHFIHLRNTLRESEGLPCSFHEAEHLGGDTNMVDLIEAILAEETKRKAAGRADCNIPFRPDHGQDILDDLNRQGQPGYPAIGRLKGLAELRGIMTALIARPQNKAAE, from the coding sequence ATGAAACAAACCTGGAGATGGTTCGGCCCCCGCGATCTGGTCAGCATTGACGATATTTGTCAGGCCGGGGCAGAAGGGGTGGTTTCCGCCCTGCATCACATTCCCAGTGGCGCGGTATGGAGCCCGGCCGAAATCGCCAAACGGCAGGCCGAAATTGCCACCATGAAAGATGGCGCGCCTTCGGGTTTGAAATGGGACGTGGTTGAAAGCCTCCCGGTTTCCGAAGCAATCAAAAAGCAGGAAGGCCCGTGGCGCGACCATATTGATGCCTATAAGCAAAGCCTGCGGAACCTTGCGGCGGCGGGCATTGATATTGTCTGTTATAATTTCATGCCGGTGCTGGATTGGACGCGCACGCATCTTAACTGGCGTTTGCCCAATGGCGCGACCTGCATGCGGTTTGACCTGACCGATTTTGTCGCCTTTGACCGCTATATTCTGGCCCGTCCGGGCGCATCCGAAGGCTATGATGCCGCCCTTCTGGCGCAGGCCGAAGAACGCTTTGCCAAAATGGATGATGACCGCCGCGCACAATTGACCCGCACGGTTGCATTTGGCCTTCCGGGCTCGGTCGAGCAATTGACGCTTGATGACCTGCGTGGCCTGCTTGCAAGCTATGCCGGTATCCATGCCGAAAAACTGCGCCAGCACCTGATTGATTTTCTGGCCGAAGTGGTGCCGGTGGCACGTGAAGTTGGCATTCGCATGTGCTGCCACCCCGATGATCCGCCCTTCGAGCTTCTGGGCCTGCCGCGCATCATGTCGACTGAAGATGACTATCGCCGTATTGTCGAGGCGGTTGATCTGCCGGAAAACGGCATTACGCTGTGTTCGGGGTCGCTGGGTGTTCGTGCGGAAAATGACCTGCCGGGCATGATGAAGCGCCTGGGTCATCGTGTGCATTTCATTCATTTGCGCAATACACTGCGCGAAAGTGAAGGCCTGCCCTGTTCGTTCCACGAGGCCGAACATCTTGGTGGCGACACCAATATGGTGGATCTGATCGAAGCGATCCTGGCCGAGGAAACCAAGCGCAAGGCTGCGGGCCGTGCCGATTGCAACATCCCGTTCCGCCCCGATCACGGGCAGGATATTCTGGATGACCTTAACCGTCAGGGGCAGCCGGGCTACCCGGCCATTGGCCGCCTGAAGGGGTTGGCGGAATTGCGCGGGATCATGACGGCGTTGATCGCGCGTCCGCAGAACAAAGCGGCGGAATGA
- a CDS encoding DUF445 domain-containing protein — protein sequence MTKSAMLSAPPIGPDNKVRAQKLAAKKRIALFTLLFACACFIGLTVYDPGHQNPWVGLFVAMAEAAMVGGLADWFAIVALFRHPLGLKIPHTAIIPRSKDKIARNLADFICDHFLGKEHVLEKIREFDPADRLAKYCANPKTSAQMADLVVKFAPRLMYLLDSAELQEFVRTTTREKLRDADVGKLSARFITILTQDGRHHEMVDSLLNDIADFTNSDETRNMLADKIAGELWSVLRWVNLDKAVADNITEKVAVGLRELIQDLADNKDHELRLKFENKIPAFIARLQTDPVLRARLDQFRDRMLDNQELSDYIAHIWRKTLNWLRADLGNPQSEIRRAIMGASQNIGTKLDADPDMKNWLNLWVLETVDPYIGEYREKIRHFIKERVQAWSADELTAQLELAMGSDLQSIRLNGTLVGAIIGGLLFGLMQLIGWATTGFHGLG from the coding sequence ATGACCAAATCAGCGATGCTTTCTGCACCGCCCATTGGCCCGGATAACAAGGTACGCGCGCAAAAGCTGGCGGCAAAAAAGCGGATCGCCCTTTTTACGCTGTTATTTGCCTGTGCCTGTTTTATCGGGCTGACGGTTTATGACCCTGGCCATCAAAACCCGTGGGTGGGTTTGTTTGTTGCCATGGCCGAGGCCGCAATGGTTGGTGGCCTTGCCGACTGGTTTGCCATTGTGGCGCTGTTTCGTCACCCGCTTGGTCTTAAAATTCCGCATACGGCGATTATCCCGCGCAGCAAGGATAAAATCGCCCGTAATCTGGCCGATTTTATTTGCGACCACTTCCTGGGCAAAGAACATGTGCTGGAAAAAATTCGCGAATTTGACCCGGCCGACAGGCTGGCAAAATATTGTGCCAATCCCAAAACATCGGCGCAAATGGCCGATCTGGTGGTGAAATTTGCCCCGCGCCTGATGTATCTGCTAGATAGTGCCGAATTGCAGGAATTTGTGCGCACAACAACGCGCGAAAAACTGCGTGATGCGGATGTCGGCAAGCTTTCGGCCCGTTTTATCACCATCCTGACGCAGGATGGCCGCCATCATGAGATGGTCGACAGCCTGTTAAATGATATTGCCGATTTCACCAATAGCGATGAAACCCGCAATATGCTGGCTGACAAAATTGCCGGTGAATTATGGTCGGTGCTGCGCTGGGTTAATCTGGATAAGGCAGTTGCCGATAATATCACTGAAAAGGTGGCGGTTGGTCTGCGCGAATTGATCCAGGATCTGGCTGATAACAAAGACCACGAACTGCGCCTGAAGTTTGAAAATAAAATTCCCGCTTTTATTGCCCGTTTGCAAACAGACCCGGTCCTGCGCGCGCGCCTTGATCAGTTCCGTGACCGGATGCTCGATAATCAGGAACTTTCGGATTATATCGCCCATATCTGGCGTAAAACCCTGAACTGGCTGCGGGCCGATCTGGGCAATCCGCAATCGGAAATTCGCCGGGCGATTATGGGGGCGTCACAAAATATCGGCACCAAGCTGGATGCCGATCCCGATATGAAAAACTGGCTAAATCTGTGGGTTTTGGAAACGGTGGACCCCTATATTGGCGAATATCGCGAAAAAATCCGCCATTTCATCAAGGAACGGGTGCAAGCCTGGAGTGCCGATGAATTAACCGCCCAACTGGAACTGGCAATGGGCAGTGATTTGCAATCCATCCGCCTGAACGGAACCCTGGTTGGTGCCATTATTGGCGGCCTGCTATTTGGCCTGATGCAATTGATTGGCTGGGCCACGACAGGCTTTCACGGGCTGGGCTGA
- a CDS encoding peroxiredoxin produces the protein MTSPDISAQTKAPGALHADDCAHLLNAALPAITLPATDGTLFDFAARRDGWLIVYCYPRTSAPDSPSPTDWDVIPGARGCTPQSCAFRDHYRELQQKGADVVGLSTQSTTYQQEMVARLHLPFPVLSDADLALVTALKLPVFTVEGMVLTRRLTLAIRDGVIRHVFYPIENPAGHAEDVLTWLDQSGD, from the coding sequence ATGACCAGCCCCGATATTTCAGCCCAAACAAAGGCACCAGGTGCCCTGCATGCCGATGATTGCGCGCATCTTTTAAACGCGGCTTTGCCCGCCATAACCCTGCCTGCAACTGATGGCACGCTGTTTGATTTTGCGGCCCGGCGTGATGGCTGGCTGATTGTTTATTGTTACCCGCGTACCAGCGCGCCCGATAGCCCGTCCCCGACAGATTGGGATGTTATTCCCGGTGCGCGGGGATGCACGCCGCAAAGCTGCGCCTTTCGCGATCATTACCGCGAATTGCAGCAAAAGGGTGCTGATGTTGTGGGCTTGAGCACGCAATCAACCACCTATCAGCAGGAAATGGTTGCGCGCCTGCATTTGCCCTTTCCGGTATTAAGCGATGCTGATCTGGCGCTGGTTACGGCCCTGAAATTGCCGGTATTTACTGTCGAAGGCATGGTCCTGACGCGCCGTTTAACCCTGGCCATCCGTGATGGGGTGATACGCCATGTGTTTTACCCCATCGAAAACCCCGCCGGCCATGCCGAGGATGTTTTGACCTGGCTGGATCAATCCGGGGACTAA
- a CDS encoding GntR family transcriptional regulator, with product MTDPGEYNWSVSTDQAVGPQIHRIIRERIVCADLLPGVRISEAELARSYDVSRQPVREAFIKLADEGLLEIRPQRGTYVRKISISSVLDARFVREAIEADIASYVASNPSDGAIDRLRDLIAAQRTAMQNDAKSFLALDHDFHRCLAESAGKTYAWKVVEDVRAQLDRVRFLSYFQFSMEDIVAQHEAILSAIEAGDPAQAGAAMRRHTREILLTLPDIAKSRSELFDDSDPVSSP from the coding sequence ATGACCGATCCCGGCGAATATAACTGGTCCGTTTCTACGGATCAGGCGGTTGGCCCGCAAATTCATCGCATCATTCGCGAACGGATTGTGTGCGCCGATCTGCTGCCCGGTGTCCGTATTTCGGAAGCTGAACTGGCACGGTCCTATGATGTCAGCCGCCAGCCCGTGCGCGAGGCCTTTATCAAGCTGGCCGACGAAGGTTTGCTTGAAATCCGCCCGCAGCGCGGGACCTATGTGCGCAAGATTTCCATTTCATCGGTCCTTGATGCGCGCTTTGTGCGCGAAGCCATCGAAGCTGACATTGCAAGCTATGTTGCCAGCAACCCGTCCGATGGCGCGATTGACCGCCTGCGCGACCTGATTGCCGCCCAACGGACAGCAATGCAGAACGACGCCAAATCCTTCCTTGCCCTTGATCATGATTTTCACCGCTGCCTCGCGGAATCTGCGGGAAAAACATATGCCTGGAAGGTCGTTGAAGATGTGCGTGCCCAGCTCGACCGGGTGCGGTTCTTAAGTTATTTCCAGTTTTCGATGGAAGATATCGTCGCCCAGCACGAAGCCATCCTGTCAGCCATCGAAGCAGGCGACCCGGCACAGGCAGGGGCCGCCATGCGCCGCCACACGCGTGAAATTCTGCTGACACTGCCTGATATTGCCAAATCACGTTCCGAACTATTCGACGATTCCGACCCGGTTTCGTCACCCTGA
- a CDS encoding metallophosphoesterase family protein — protein sequence MKIAIIADIHGNALALEAVLADLKQRGGTDQIVNLGDCISGPLWPRQTMELLRKLDAITVRGNHDRQVATLPVETMIASDRYATSQITQQDREWLGALPQSIVIAPGIFACHATPDDDATYLLDRIKNGGLVRDAETAISARLGNGAGNCKIVLVGHSHRPDIVHTRNGITIINPGSVGCPAYDDDEPAHVSESGSPHARYALLTIDENQPAALPDIELLAVAYDHEKAAQRADENGRPDWAYAIRTGFSKQSL from the coding sequence ATGAAAATAGCGATCATTGCCGACATTCACGGAAATGCCCTGGCGCTTGAGGCCGTTCTGGCCGATTTGAAACAACGCGGTGGCACTGACCAGATTGTAAATTTGGGCGATTGCATTTCCGGGCCACTTTGGCCGCGCCAAACCATGGAATTGTTACGTAAGCTTGATGCCATCACCGTGCGCGGCAATCATGACAGGCAGGTGGCCACCCTGCCCGTTGAAACCATGATCGCATCTGACCGCTATGCCACCAGCCAGATTACACAACAGGACCGCGAATGGCTGGGCGCGCTGCCGCAATCCATCGTGATCGCACCGGGCATCTTTGCCTGCCACGCCACCCCTGATGATGATGCCACCTATTTGCTGGATCGTATTAAGAATGGCGGGCTGGTCCGCGATGCTGAAACCGCCATTTCCGCCCGGCTGGGCAATGGCGCGGGGAATTGTAAAATTGTGCTGGTCGGCCACAGCCACCGGCCCGATATCGTGCACACGCGAAACGGCATCACGATTATCAATCCCGGTTCGGTCGGTTGCCCGGCCTATGACGATGATGAACCCGCCCATGTTTCCGAAAGCGGATCACCCCACGCCCGATATGCCCTTTTGACCATCGATGAAAACCAACCCGCCGCCCTGCCCGATATTGAGCTGTTGGCCGTGGCATATGACCACGAAAAAGCCGCCCAAAGGGCCGATGAAAATGGCAGGCCTGATTGGGCCTATGCCATTCGCACCGGGTTTTCAAAACAGTCCCTGTAA
- a CDS encoding TRAP transporter substrate-binding protein has protein sequence MLTFKKTKTMLMAGATALFMMHSANAAEMTLKLGHLANEQNSWHKAAVKFGEELSKLTDGRIDVQVFPNETLGKEIDLINGMQLGSVDMTITGESLQNWAPMAALLAVPYAYSSLEEMDEVASGDIGKKIEEQIIERARIRPIAYFARGPRNLTSNRPIKTPADLNGLKLRVPNVPLFVDVWKTLGARPTPMAFSEVFTSLQAGTIDAQENPLALIDSASFNEVQKYVNKTEHVRSWIYLTISELTWQKLSDDDKKAVMEAASRAQEYERGLFLDDEQRLTKELQEKGMTFVDVDQAAFAKQAEEAVLKNVSDDIRPIVEDLFAKKK, from the coding sequence ATGCTTACGTTCAAGAAAACAAAAACCATGCTTATGGCCGGGGCAACTGCGCTGTTTATGATGCACAGCGCCAATGCTGCCGAAATGACCCTGAAACTGGGGCACCTTGCCAACGAACAAAACTCCTGGCACAAAGCCGCCGTCAAATTTGGCGAAGAGCTGTCCAAACTGACCGATGGCCGCATCGACGTTCAGGTTTTCCCCAACGAAACGCTGGGTAAGGAAATCGACCTGATCAACGGCATGCAGCTTGGTTCGGTCGACATGACCATCACCGGCGAAAGCCTGCAGAACTGGGCGCCGATGGCAGCCCTTCTGGCAGTGCCCTATGCCTATTCCTCGCTTGAGGAAATGGACGAAGTCGCCAGCGGGGACATTGGCAAAAAGATCGAAGAACAGATCATTGAACGTGCCCGCATCCGCCCGATTGCCTATTTCGCACGCGGCCCGCGTAACCTGACATCCAACCGCCCGATCAAAACGCCGGCAGACCTGAATGGCCTGAAACTGCGCGTGCCGAACGTCCCGCTGTTTGTTGATGTATGGAAAACGCTCGGTGCCCGTCCGACCCCGATGGCCTTCTCTGAAGTGTTTACATCCCTTCAGGCTGGCACCATCGATGCCCAGGAAAACCCGCTGGCGCTGATTGATTCCGCAAGCTTCAACGAAGTGCAGAAATACGTCAATAAAACCGAACATGTCCGTTCCTGGATTTACCTGACCATTTCCGAACTGACCTGGCAGAAACTGTCGGATGACGACAAGAAAGCCGTTATGGAAGCCGCAAGCCGCGCCCAGGAATATGAACGTGGCCTGTTCCTGGATGACGAACAGCGCCTGACGAAGGAATTGCAGGAAAAAGGCATGACCTTTGTTGATGTTGACCAGGCTGCCTTTGCCAAACAGGCAGAAGAAGCCGTTCTGAAAAACGTGTCTGACGACATTCGCCCGATTGTCGAAGACCTGTTTGCCAAAAAGAAATAA